One part of the uncultured Bacteroides sp. genome encodes these proteins:
- the yidD gene encoding membrane protein insertion efficiency factor YidD, translated as MKKILSYILLLPIYFYRACISPMTPASCRFIPTCSQYAIEAIKKHGPFKGLYLAIRRILRCHPWGGSGFDPVP; from the coding sequence ATGAAAAAAATACTTTCGTATATTCTTTTACTACCTATCTATTTCTACAGGGCATGCATTTCTCCAATGACTCCTGCCTCTTGCCGATTTATACCTACATGTTCGCAATATGCCATAGAAGCTATAAAGAAACATGGGCCTTTTAAAGGATTATATCTAGCTATCAGAAGAATTTTGCGCTGCCATCCATGGGGCGGCTCCGGCTTCGACCCGGTTCCGTAA
- the nifB gene encoding nitrogenase cofactor biosynthesis protein NifB: METIEKKHVHPCFDESAKHSHARVHLPVAPKCNIQCNYCNRKYDCVNETRPGVTSSVLAPFQAADYLKALDAKLDNLSVVGIAGPGDPFANPEETLETMRSVKSIFPDKIFCLSTNGLDLEPYIDEIAELGVSHVTITINAIDPIISAKIYKWIRYNKHVYRGIEGARILLERQLTCIPLLKAKGITVKINSIIIPGINEDHIPEVARKCAELGADVINCIPLIPTAETGFADTPKPDTKMIFKTRTLASEHLKLMSHCARCRADAAGLLGQDLEGTHALLKEYASRPAFDLATRPYVAVATHEGLLVNLHLGEATSLYIFKQSPKGFQLVEERKTPIPGAGDQRWIDMARSLNDCRAILVSGVGENPKTILNSCNVHVIEMTGLIDDGLDGVYNNKPIRSIAKPDAFKCGSGCKGNAQGCA, encoded by the coding sequence ATGGAAACAATAGAAAAAAAACATGTCCATCCCTGCTTTGACGAAAGTGCAAAACATTCTCACGCAAGAGTTCACTTACCTGTAGCACCCAAGTGTAACATACAGTGCAACTACTGCAACAGGAAATATGATTGTGTAAACGAAACGCGCCCAGGAGTTACATCATCTGTACTTGCTCCTTTCCAAGCTGCCGATTATCTAAAGGCACTGGATGCAAAGCTCGACAACTTATCTGTTGTAGGTATTGCTGGTCCTGGAGATCCTTTTGCCAATCCGGAAGAAACATTGGAAACTATGCGGAGCGTTAAAAGTATTTTTCCTGATAAGATTTTCTGCCTTTCAACAAATGGCCTTGATTTAGAACCTTATATTGATGAAATAGCAGAACTTGGCGTTAGCCATGTTACCATTACAATAAATGCTATTGATCCTATTATCAGTGCTAAGATTTATAAATGGATACGCTATAATAAACACGTATACAGAGGTATTGAAGGAGCAAGAATTTTACTTGAAAGACAATTAACTTGTATTCCATTATTAAAAGCAAAAGGAATTACAGTCAAGATAAACAGTATTATTATCCCGGGTATTAATGAGGATCATATTCCGGAAGTGGCTCGTAAATGCGCTGAGTTAGGAGCAGATGTAATTAACTGCATTCCACTAATTCCCACTGCCGAAACTGGATTTGCAGATACGCCTAAGCCTGATACAAAGATGATCTTTAAGACCCGGACTTTGGCATCGGAGCATCTGAAATTAATGAGCCACTGTGCACGTTGCAGAGCCGACGCCGCCGGTTTACTTGGACAAGATCTTGAAGGAACTCATGCATTATTGAAAGAATATGCTTCACGTCCGGCTTTCGATCTGGCAACCCGCCCTTACGTAGCAGTGGCAACTCACGAAGGATTGCTGGTTAACTTACATTTAGGAGAGGCAACTTCTCTGTATATCTTCAAGCAGTCTCCTAAAGGTTTCCAATTGGTTGAAGAAAGAAAAACACCAATTCCTGGTGCAGGAGACCAAAGATGGATAGACATGGCGCGTTCACTAAATGATTGCAGAGCAATACTTGTATCGGGAGTTGGAGAAAATCCCAAAACAATACTCAATTCCTGTAATGTACATGTAATAGAGATGACGGGATTAATAGACGATGGGCTTGATGGAGTATATAACAATAAACCTATCAGAAGCATTGCTAAACCGGATGCCTTTAAATGTGGCAGTGGATGCAAAGGTAACGCCCAGGGATGTGCATAA
- a CDS encoding (2Fe-2S) ferredoxin domain-containing protein, translating to MKKPAYHILVCNSYRVAGEAQGACNKKGAAGLLQYLSEEASDRGLDVAVSTTACLNVCSQGPVMVIHPNNYWYGGVDSEDVIDEILDALENNEPCAKYLISD from the coding sequence ATGAAAAAGCCAGCTTATCACATTTTAGTGTGTAATTCTTATCGGGTAGCAGGAGAAGCACAAGGTGCATGCAACAAAAAAGGTGCAGCCGGATTACTACAATATCTAAGTGAAGAAGCATCAGACAGAGGACTAGATGTAGCAGTATCTACAACAGCTTGTCTGAATGTATGTTCCCAAGGACCAGTAATGGTTATTCATCCCAACAATTATTGGTATGGAGGGGTTGATAGTGAAGATGTAATAGACGAAATACTTGACGCTCTTGAAAATAATGAGCCATGTGCCAAATACCTGATATCTGACTAA
- a CDS encoding sigma 54-interacting transcriptional regulator translates to MDKLSLCKFGEGECYGVKELNLLLKLSNMLSNKEVNLDDVIKLLCEHLHAERIILTVLNRESSNIFIEGSYGITEDDKKNAIYQVGEGIIGKVIKSGETILVPRIEDSKDFLNLTHAPTSINSIEVSFICTPIRYKAEIIGTLSFHKAYLRNISFNEDARLLKIVASMIGRTIRRRQEYAEEMEQLLNENRQLKGELRNRIMPDYIKGNSGKMNEVFNLIDSVAATEATVLIRGESGVGKELIADAIHYNSPRKNKAFIKVNCAALPESLIESELFGHEKGAFTGASAQRIGRFEAADGGTIFLDEFGEIPAAIQVKLLRVLQEREIERLGSTKPIKVDVRIICATNRNLEDLIAKGEFREDLYYRINVFPIYVPALRERINDIPVLADFFIDKFNKRLGKNIKRITAMAIDTLIVYHWPGNIRELENCIERACILSTDNVIRTTNLPPTLQTAVTSETTQNGTLEIILGKLEKQIVMDTLITCKGNMAKAADQLGITERMMGIRIKKYEIDPKRFKTKTINENDRI, encoded by the coding sequence ATGGATAAGCTATCTTTGTGTAAGTTCGGAGAAGGGGAGTGCTATGGTGTAAAAGAGCTTAATCTTTTGCTCAAACTTAGTAATATGCTTAGCAATAAAGAGGTTAATTTGGATGATGTGATTAAGCTCCTTTGTGAGCATTTGCATGCCGAAAGAATTATCCTGACTGTATTAAACAGAGAAAGCTCGAATATTTTTATTGAAGGCTCATATGGTATTACAGAAGACGATAAAAAGAATGCAATTTACCAGGTAGGAGAAGGCATTATTGGTAAAGTGATTAAAAGTGGGGAAACAATTCTGGTTCCAAGAATTGAAGATTCAAAGGATTTCTTGAATCTTACACATGCCCCAACATCAATAAACAGTATTGAGGTATCGTTTATTTGTACACCTATTCGCTATAAGGCCGAAATAATAGGAACTCTTAGTTTTCATAAAGCCTATCTGAGGAATATTTCATTTAATGAAGATGCTCGTTTATTGAAGATTGTTGCTTCCATGATTGGTAGAACTATTCGTCGCAGGCAGGAATATGCTGAAGAGATGGAACAACTGCTGAATGAAAACAGGCAGTTGAAAGGTGAACTGCGAAATCGTATAATGCCTGATTATATTAAAGGTAATTCCGGAAAAATGAATGAAGTTTTTAATCTAATTGATAGTGTGGCAGCAACCGAAGCAACGGTATTGATAAGAGGAGAAAGCGGAGTAGGGAAAGAGCTTATTGCAGATGCCATACATTATAATAGTCCCCGGAAAAATAAAGCATTTATTAAAGTCAATTGTGCTGCTCTACCGGAAAGTTTGATAGAAAGTGAACTTTTTGGACACGAAAAAGGAGCTTTTACCGGTGCAAGTGCTCAAAGAATAGGACGTTTTGAAGCCGCTGATGGAGGAACCATTTTTTTAGATGAGTTTGGAGAAATACCGGCGGCAATTCAGGTAAAACTATTACGTGTATTGCAGGAAAGAGAAATAGAACGTTTGGGAAGTACAAAGCCTATTAAAGTAGATGTACGAATTATATGTGCAACAAACCGTAATCTTGAAGATCTTATTGCAAAAGGGGAGTTTAGAGAAGATCTTTATTACAGAATAAATGTTTTTCCTATTTATGTTCCAGCTTTAAGAGAAAGAATTAATGATATACCTGTCCTTGCTGATTTTTTTATTGATAAATTTAATAAGCGTCTAGGAAAAAATATCAAGCGAATTACTGCTATGGCTATTGATACGTTGATAGTTTATCATTGGCCTGGAAATATACGTGAACTTGAAAACTGTATTGAAAGAGCCTGTATTTTAAGTACAGATAATGTTATTCGGACAACGAATTTACCGCCAACACTGCAAACGGCTGTAACAAGTGAAACTACTCAAAATGGTACTTTGGAGATAATACTTGGAAAGTTAGAAAAGCAAATAGTAATGGATACATTGATAACTTGTAAGGGAAACATGGCAAAAGCTGCCGACCAATTAGGCATTACTGAGCGTATGATGGGTATTCGAATAAAAAAATACGAAATTGATCCTAAACGATTTAAAACTAAAACGATTAATGAAAATGATAGAATTTGA
- a CDS encoding TIGR00730 family Rossman fold protein has product MNNINSVCVYSASSTKIDQTYFNAATKLGQLLAQKDIRLINGAGSIGLMRAVADGSLEAGGKVIGVIPRFMVEQNWHHKGLTKLVEVDSMHERKQLMADLSDGIIAMPGGCGTLEELLEIITWKQLGLYFNPIVILNINNFFDPLLAQLNEAVEQNFMRPQHAAIWSVAQTPEEAVNLLFTTPKWDKEIRKFAAI; this is encoded by the coding sequence ATGAATAACATTAATTCAGTATGTGTATATAGTGCTTCGAGTACTAAAATTGATCAGACATATTTCAATGCTGCAACCAAACTAGGTCAACTCCTGGCTCAAAAAGATATTCGTCTGATAAATGGTGCAGGAAGTATTGGATTAATGAGAGCTGTTGCTGATGGTTCACTTGAGGCCGGCGGAAAGGTTATTGGTGTTATCCCTCGCTTTATGGTTGAACAAAACTGGCATCATAAAGGGCTGACAAAACTAGTGGAAGTGGACTCAATGCATGAACGAAAACAATTAATGGCAGATCTTTCTGACGGTATAATTGCCATGCCGGGAGGATGCGGTACATTGGAGGAACTTCTGGAAATTATCACCTGGAAGCAGTTGGGGTTATACTTTAATCCGATTGTTATTCTAAACATAAACAATTTTTTTGATCCACTATTGGCACAACTTAACGAAGCCGTTGAGCAAAACTTTATGCGCCCGCAGCATGCCGCAATATGGAGCGTTGCCCAAACTCCTGAAGAAGCTGTAAATTTACTTTTCACCACCCCAAAATGGGATAAAGAAATACGCAAGTTTGCAGCAATATGA
- a CDS encoding DUF4271 domain-containing protein produces MIIELNDSIQKPQVVTQTQAPAKVQTQTQTSAKPLNTATTKPQSKVYTGNTANAQAKLSSQVPNKSQVSTATAVNNQVQNKSVDGSQTSTNTQAPANSQILFPIIQNDSIKKSLTEKNDTISKAKEDSVASMPLFYKNHFIAGDSIKWTSLGHQPSGFSGISIPYRLRTDDVITGLLLLCFIITAYVFAFGKKSLIEQAKSLFSRKDQSDPFGRGTASELRHRIMLRIQTCILLGIFIFNYFHDYNPSQFERSSIYIVLGTYASVCVTYYAVKWIIYKFLGWIFFDKNITSSWLESYSTIINYLGICTFPLILLMVYSELSASTILIIGFILIIIAKILMFCKWLKLFFSNLYGLLYLIVYFCALEILPCILLVQGLLQTNIILQLKL; encoded by the coding sequence ATGATAATTGAGTTAAACGATAGCATTCAAAAACCTCAGGTTGTAACTCAGACTCAGGCTCCAGCTAAAGTCCAGACACAAACACAGACTTCTGCAAAGCCTCTGAATACAGCTACGACTAAACCTCAGAGCAAGGTTTATACAGGAAATACAGCTAATGCTCAAGCCAAGTTATCATCTCAGGTTCCGAATAAGTCTCAAGTTTCAACTGCTACTGCAGTAAACAATCAGGTTCAGAACAAATCAGTTGATGGAAGTCAGACTTCAACAAATACTCAGGCTCCGGCCAACAGTCAGATTTTGTTCCCTATTATTCAAAACGATTCAATTAAGAAATCGCTTACTGAGAAAAACGATACAATTAGTAAAGCAAAGGAAGATTCTGTTGCATCAATGCCTTTATTTTATAAGAACCATTTTATTGCGGGAGACTCAATAAAATGGACATCACTAGGGCACCAACCATCCGGATTTAGTGGAATATCAATTCCATATCGGCTACGAACAGATGATGTTATTACAGGTCTTTTGTTACTTTGTTTTATCATAACAGCATATGTTTTTGCATTTGGCAAGAAGAGCCTTATCGAACAAGCAAAGAGTCTTTTCAGCAGAAAAGATCAATCAGACCCTTTTGGAAGAGGAACAGCCTCCGAACTCCGTCACAGGATAATGCTTCGGATACAAACCTGCATTTTATTGGGCATCTTTATCTTTAATTATTTTCATGATTATAATCCTTCTCAATTTGAAAGAAGTTCCATTTATATAGTATTAGGCACATATGCTTCAGTATGTGTAACATATTATGCTGTAAAATGGATTATTTATAAGTTCCTTGGATGGATATTCTTTGATAAAAATATAACATCATCCTGGTTAGAGTCTTATTCAACCATTATAAATTATCTTGGTATTTGCACTTTCCCATTAATTTTATTGATGGTTTATTCTGAATTATCAGCATCAACAATTCTAATAATAGGTTTTATTCTGATAATAATTGCTAAAATACTGATGTTCTGCAAATGGTTGAAGCTTTTTTTCAGCAATTTGTATGGTCTTTTGTATTTAATTGTGTACTTTTGTGCGCTTGAAATTTTGCCCTGCATCCTTTTGGTTCAAGGACTATTACAAACAAATATCATATTGCAACTAAAACTTTAG
- a CDS encoding TatD family hydrolase: MPSAFSPLEGGYYSVGIHPWNINAGVKGEFEYLKEISSHQQIIAIGEAGLDKMIPVELSFQEEVFGWQIKLSEELGKPLIIHSVKTSNEIIQLKKKYNPKSPWIFHGFRGKKELAEQLIAHDIYLSFGEKYQESAMTGIPLDHLLLETDESIKTITEIFEAAAKSLSVPVEQLITQIQQNISRLFFNQ; the protein is encoded by the coding sequence ATGCCTTCTGCTTTTTCACCGCTCGAAGGAGGGTATTACTCTGTAGGCATTCATCCCTGGAATATTAATGCTGGGGTTAAAGGCGAATTTGAATATCTGAAAGAGATTAGCTCTCATCAACAAATTATAGCTATTGGCGAAGCCGGACTAGACAAAATGATTCCTGTAGAATTATCTTTTCAGGAAGAGGTATTCGGGTGGCAAATAAAACTATCAGAGGAACTAGGGAAGCCACTTATTATTCATTCGGTAAAGACATCAAATGAGATTATACAACTAAAAAAGAAATACAATCCCAAATCTCCCTGGATATTTCACGGATTCAGAGGCAAAAAAGAGCTGGCAGAACAATTAATTGCACATGACATCTATCTTTCGTTTGGAGAAAAATATCAGGAAAGTGCAATGACCGGTATTCCTCTAGACCATCTCCTTTTAGAGACAGACGAAAGCATCAAGACAATTACTGAAATCTTTGAAGCAGCAGCCAAAAGCCTCTCAGTTCCTGTTGAACAATTAATTACCCAGATTCAGCAAAACATCTCCCGACTCTTTTTTAATCAATAA
- a CDS encoding pyruvate carboxyltransferase — MKKIKKPYFIDTTLRDGEQAPGVVFSLDEKIRVCSLLDQIGIPELEIGTPALGIKETQEINIICRQSFKFKTLAWCRANKKDILLAARSGSNGVHLSFPVSKILQKAMGKDEEWVLQNLQEMFDFASSQFEYVTIGAQDATRANLSFLKEFIGLSIFLGASRVRIADTVGILNPISCFKLIKSIRATYRDLPLEIHAHNDLGMATANTVAAYLAGAECLSVTVNGLGERAGNAALEEVSMALKISDEIDCELNTTLYSEISNYVSEISNRVLPESKPITGSLVLAHESGIHTQCLQKDRKTYQLIEASQIGKFEQDFIIGKHSGKSTIRYYLQKANLPDDDIICDMLLFKIKEEAVRKKKCLDEKDLYRIYWDIRKKEKYYGEREYTGIYRSR, encoded by the coding sequence ATGAAGAAAATTAAGAAACCATATTTTATTGATACAACATTGCGGGATGGCGAACAGGCCCCAGGTGTAGTCTTTTCCTTGGATGAGAAGATAAGGGTCTGTTCACTGTTAGACCAAATCGGTATTCCGGAACTCGAAATTGGGACTCCCGCTTTGGGAATAAAAGAGACTCAGGAGATAAACATTATTTGCAGACAAAGTTTTAAATTCAAAACCCTTGCATGGTGCAGAGCTAATAAGAAAGACATTCTTTTAGCTGCAAGAAGCGGATCAAATGGAGTTCATTTATCATTCCCGGTTTCTAAAATTCTTCAAAAAGCAATGGGAAAAGATGAAGAGTGGGTTTTGCAGAATTTACAGGAAATGTTTGATTTTGCATCTTCCCAATTTGAGTATGTAACTATTGGTGCTCAGGATGCCACAAGAGCAAATTTATCTTTCCTGAAAGAATTTATTGGGCTTAGTATATTTTTAGGAGCTTCCAGGGTTAGGATAGCTGATACCGTAGGCATATTGAATCCAATTTCATGTTTTAAGCTAATTAAATCCATTCGTGCTACTTACAGAGATTTACCATTAGAAATACATGCACATAATGATTTAGGGATGGCAACAGCTAATACTGTTGCAGCATATTTAGCTGGAGCAGAATGCCTGAGTGTAACTGTTAACGGACTTGGTGAACGCGCTGGAAATGCTGCTCTTGAAGAGGTTTCAATGGCATTAAAAATAAGTGACGAAATTGATTGCGAATTAAATACTACTCTCTATTCTGAGATTTCGAATTACGTTTCTGAGATTTCAAACAGAGTATTACCAGAAAGCAAACCTATAACCGGGAGCCTTGTTTTAGCACATGAATCTGGTATACATACTCAATGTTTACAAAAAGACAGAAAAACCTATCAATTAATTGAAGCTTCCCAAATTGGAAAATTCGAGCAGGATTTCATTATAGGAAAACACAGTGGGAAATCAACAATAAGATATTACCTTCAGAAAGCAAATTTGCCTGATGATGACATTATTTGCGACATGCTACTATTTAAAATAAAAGAAGAAGCTGTTAGGAAGAAAAAGTGTTTAGATGAGAAAGATTTATATCGGATTTATTGGGATATAAGAAAAAAGGAGAAATATTATGGAGAAAGAGAATATACAGGAATCTATCGTTCCAGATAA
- the rnpA gene encoding ribonuclease P protein component: protein MDIQSNGLNKAERLNSKNTIDELFSGNNKSFSAYPLRVVYMPVEKKEYVLSSILISVPKKRFKRAVKRNKVKRQIREGYRKNKHELLNVLQEKEYGLAIAFIYLSNEIQSTEAIEETIKKILNRIIEKIQ, encoded by the coding sequence ATGGACATACAAAGTAACGGACTAAATAAAGCTGAACGATTAAACAGCAAAAATACAATTGATGAATTGTTTTCGGGGAATAATAAATCATTCTCTGCATATCCCTTACGAGTTGTATATATGCCTGTGGAAAAGAAAGAGTACGTTTTATCTTCCATACTTATAAGCGTTCCAAAGAAAAGATTCAAGCGTGCTGTAAAAAGAAACAAAGTAAAACGCCAGATAAGAGAAGGGTACAGAAAAAACAAACACGAGCTATTGAATGTTTTACAAGAGAAAGAGTATGGATTAGCCATCGCCTTTATCTACTTGAGCAATGAAATACAATCAACAGAAGCAATTGAGGAAACAATAAAAAAGATTCTAAACAGGATTATAGAAAAGATACAATGA
- a CDS encoding GNAT family N-acetyltransferase — protein sequence MKMIEFEYCDYENPMHLDALVDLLNHYMTDPMGDSEPLNKRSQLRLVDGLANHPSSFVLFIIYDQKIAGLATCFVNFSTFKVKPYINLHDLIIYDKYRGKGLGRLLLEELIHISELRKYCKISLEVREDNKVAQNLYRSMGFKECIPNMYFWTKTIDE from the coding sequence ATGAAAATGATAGAATTTGAATACTGTGACTATGAGAATCCCATGCATCTTGATGCATTGGTTGATTTGCTTAATCACTACATGACTGATCCGATGGGTGACTCTGAACCACTCAACAAGAGGAGTCAATTGCGCTTGGTTGACGGGTTGGCCAATCATCCTTCCTCTTTTGTCTTATTCATTATTTATGATCAAAAGATTGCAGGATTGGCTACTTGTTTCGTTAATTTCTCAACGTTTAAAGTTAAGCCATATATAAATCTGCACGATTTAATTATATATGATAAATATAGAGGCAAAGGGTTGGGACGATTACTTCTGGAAGAGCTTATTCATATTTCTGAATTGAGAAAATATTGTAAAATATCACTTGAAGTGCGTGAAGATAACAAGGTAGCTCAAAACCTTTACAGAAGTATGGGATTCAAAGAGTGTATCCCTAATATGTATTTTTGGACAAAAACAATTGATGAATGA
- a CDS encoding uroporphyrinogen-III synthase encodes MKIKKILVSQPKPSSEKSPYYDIAEKYGVKIDFRPFFKVEGISSKEFRQQKVSILEHTAVIFTSRHAIDHFFNLCSELRITIPETMKYFCITEAVALYIQKYVQYRKRKIFFGATGKIDDLVPSVVKHNTEKFLVPMSDVHNDELRSLLDKNKITHTEAVMYRTVSNDFTEDEKFDYDMLVFFSPSGVLSLKKNFPNFEQKDIKIGCFGPTTAKAIRDAGLRLDLEAPSVKTPSMPAALDLYFKEISKGEKK; translated from the coding sequence TTGAAAATAAAGAAAATACTAGTATCGCAACCTAAACCATCCTCAGAAAAGTCACCTTACTACGACATAGCTGAGAAATATGGTGTTAAGATTGATTTTCGACCTTTTTTTAAGGTTGAAGGCATATCTTCTAAAGAGTTTAGGCAACAAAAAGTGTCTATATTAGAACACACTGCTGTGATTTTCACATCACGTCACGCTATAGACCACTTTTTTAATCTTTGTTCTGAGCTTCGTATAACGATTCCTGAAACAATGAAGTATTTCTGTATAACAGAAGCAGTAGCTCTTTATATACAGAAATATGTGCAGTACCGCAAACGAAAAATATTTTTCGGTGCAACAGGAAAAATTGACGATTTGGTTCCCTCAGTCGTAAAGCATAATACAGAGAAGTTTCTTGTTCCGATGTCTGATGTGCATAACGATGAACTAAGAAGCCTTCTTGACAAAAACAAGATTACTCACACGGAAGCTGTAATGTATCGCACAGTAAGCAATGATTTCACCGAAGATGAAAAATTTGATTATGATATGCTGGTATTCTTCAGCCCATCTGGAGTATTATCTTTAAAAAAGAACTTTCCTAACTTTGAACAAAAAGATATTAAGATTGGATGCTTTGGTCCTACAACTGCAAAAGCTATTCGTGACGCAGGGCTACGTCTTGATCTAGAAGCACCAAGTGTGAAAACTCCGTCTATGCCAGCAGCTCTTGATCTTTATTTCAAAGAAATTAGCAAGGGAGAAAAGAAGTAA
- the tyrS gene encoding tyrosine--tRNA ligase, whose product MNFVEELKWRGMVHDMMPGTEELLAKEQVTAYLGIDPTADSLHIGHLCGIMMLRHFQRCGHKPLALIGGATGMIGDPSGKSAERNLLNEETLRHNQECIKKQLAKFLDFDSAASNAAELVNNYDWMKNFSFLDFAREIGKHITVNYMMSKDSVKKRLSSESSAGMSFTEFTYQLLQGYDFLHLYEAKGCRLQMGGSDQWGNITTGTELIRRKVGGEAYALTCPLITKADGGKFGKTESGNVWLDAKYTSPYKFYQFWLNVSDDDAAKYIRIFTSLEKEEIDSLIAEHSAAPHLRTLQKRLAKEVTIMVHSEEDYNAAVDASNILFGNATSDALKKLDEDTLLAVFEGVPQFEVSKDLLSQGIKAVDLFTENAAVFPSKGEMRKLVQGGGVSLNKEKLAAFDEVINTENLLDNKYLLVQKGKKNYYLVIAK is encoded by the coding sequence ATGAATTTTGTAGAAGAATTAAAATGGCGTGGAATGGTGCACGATATGATGCCCGGCACAGAAGAGTTATTAGCAAAGGAACAAGTTACTGCTTATTTAGGTATTGATCCAACTGCTGATTCATTACACATTGGCCACCTGTGTGGTATAATGATGCTGCGTCACTTCCAACGTTGCGGACACAAACCATTAGCTTTGATAGGTGGTGCCACAGGTATGATCGGTGACCCTTCCGGAAAATCTGCAGAAAGAAATCTACTTAACGAAGAAACTTTGCGCCATAATCAGGAATGCATCAAAAAACAATTGGCTAAATTCCTTGATTTCGATTCAGCTGCATCTAATGCCGCCGAACTAGTGAACAATTACGACTGGATGAAAAACTTTTCTTTCCTTGATTTTGCAAGAGAAATTGGAAAGCACATCACAGTAAACTATATGATGTCTAAAGATTCTGTAAAGAAGAGACTTAGCAGTGAATCAAGTGCCGGAATGTCTTTCACAGAATTCACTTATCAGCTATTGCAAGGATATGACTTCCTTCACCTTTACGAAGCCAAAGGATGCAGACTACAAATGGGCGGTTCTGATCAATGGGGTAATATTACTACCGGAACAGAATTAATTCGCCGCAAGGTAGGAGGAGAAGCTTATGCTTTGACTTGTCCATTAATCACTAAAGCAGATGGCGGTAAGTTTGGAAAGACCGAATCAGGTAACGTTTGGTTGGATGCAAAATATACTTCTCCTTACAAATTCTATCAATTTTGGTTGAATGTAAGTGATGACGACGCTGCAAAATACATCAGGATATTCACATCTTTGGAAAAAGAAGAGATTGATTCATTAATTGCAGAGCACTCAGCAGCTCCTCATTTGCGTACACTTCAAAAGCGTTTGGCAAAAGAGGTAACTATTATGGTTCACTCCGAAGAAGATTACAATGCAGCTGTTGATGCTTCAAACATATTGTTTGGTAATGCAACATCTGACGCTTTAAAGAAACTGGATGAAGACACTCTTCTTGCAGTATTTGAAGGTGTTCCTCAATTTGAAGTATCTAAAGATCTGCTTTCTCAAGGAATAAAAGCCGTAGACTTATTTACTGAGAACGCTGCAGTATTTCCATCAAAAGGCGAAATGCGTAAACTGGTTCAAGGTGGTGGAGTTTCATTGAACAAAGAAAAGCTTGCAGCCTTTGATGAAGTAATCAATACGGAAAATCTATTGGATAACAAGTACTTACTAGTTCAAAAAGGAAAAAAGAACTATTACCTGGTTATCGCAAAATAA
- a CDS encoding Nif11 family protein: protein MSIKNAMTFISKVDSDKLLRTECYKCKTKQELLAFLQTQFMLFTEEEFEEAINIMLFKCQSYEDADKIKQVEAWFTLFH from the coding sequence ATGTCTATAAAGAATGCAATGACTTTTATATCTAAAGTTGACAGCGATAAATTGTTGAGGACTGAATGTTACAAGTGCAAAACAAAACAAGAATTATTGGCTTTTCTCCAGACTCAGTTCATGCTTTTCACTGAAGAAGAGTTTGAAGAAGCTATAAATATAATGCTTTTTAAATGCCAATCCTATGAAGATGCTGATAAAATTAAGCAAGTAGAAGCATGGTTCACTTTGTTCCATTGA